Genomic window (Pseudomonas sp. MM211):
GGCGTCGACCATCGATGAAATCCTCAAGTATCGTTCGAAGAACTTCTGCTTCAAGGCGGTTGCCGCGCTGGACGAAAGTCACGGTGGCGACGGTGTACTGGTGGGTAACGAAGTGACCAGCCTGGAGCAGCTGAAAGGCAAGGCGGTGGCGGTCAACGAAGGTTCGGTATCGCAGTTCTGGCTGTCCTACCTGCTCAAGCAGAAGGGCATGAGCATGAGCGATCTGGAAATCCAGAACATGACGGCTGACGATGCCGCCACCGCATTCATCGCCGGCCGCATACCGGCGGCTGTGACCTGGGAGCCGCACCTGTCGCTGGTCAAGGCGAAAGGGCAGGGCAAGGTGCTGATCGACAGCAGCGAGACGCCCGGGGTGATCGTCGACGTGGTGGCGTTGTCCTGCGACGTGATCGAGAAGCAGCCAGACGATGTGAAGGCGCTGGTCGCTGGCCTGTACAAGGCGGTCGAGTACACCAAGACCCACCCGCAGGAGGCTTACGAAATCATGGCCAAGGGCGTCGGCGGCTACCTGTCCGATCCGAAGGATCTGGCCGAGGCAGCCAAGGGCGTGAAGTTCTATGACCAGGCCATGAGCGAGAAACTGCTCGGTACCCCGGGCAAACCGGGCGACATCGCCGGCGTTATCAGCCTGGCCAACGAAACCTGGACCAGCCTGCAGGGCAAGCCTTACGCAGTGAGCTACGAGGACTTGGTGGATACCTCGTTCGTTACCCCGTAAGCGTTCCGCCCGCTGGCTGTTCACGCCACTGTCGCGATGCCTCCCGGTATTCGCGCGCGGTGTGAGGTGTGGCAGCCACGGGCTTCTCAAATACCTGCAACACGAGGTGGTTCATGGCCACGCAAAAAACCTGGGCGCAGCGCTGTCTGACGCCGAAAGTAGAGCTGCCACGCAAGCTGGTGCTCGGCACTGGCGCCCTGTGCTGGCTACTGGTGCTCGGCCTGTGGGCCGTTCTGTCCTACGGCGGCTTGGTGCCGTCGATGTTTCTGCCAAACCCTGGTCAGGTCGTCGAAGCCGGCGTGCGCCTGGCCGGTGACGGCACCCTGAGCAAGCATGTGCTGGCCAGCCTGGAAGTGGTGCTGATCGGCTTTGCCGTGTCGTCTCTGGTCTCGGTGCCATTGGGCCTGTTGATGGGCAGCTTTCGCATCGTCCAGGCGTTCCTCGAGCCCCTGGTCAACTTCATCCGCTACCTGCCGGTGACCTCTTTCGTGCCGCTGTTCATCCTGTGGATCGGCATCGGTCTGGAGCAGCGCGTGGCGGTCATCATCTTTGGTGTGTTCTTCCAGCAGTTGGTGATGATTGCCGACGTGTCCAAGGGCGTGCCGCGAGATCTGATCAACGCCAGCTACACCCTCGGTGCTAGTCGCCGCGACGTCGTGCTGCACGTACTTGGCCCGGCCTCACTGCCGGGCATACTCGATACCCTGCGAGTCACCATGGGCTGGGCCTGGACCTACCTGGTGGTGGCCGAGCTGGTCGCGGCCTCGAGTGGCCTCGGCTACATCAGCCTCAAGGCCATGCGCGGCTTCCAGGTGGACGTGATTTTCCTGGCCATCGCCATCATCGGCCTGCTCGGGCTGCTCACCGATCAACTGTTCCGCTTGCTTCGACTGAGGATTACCGCATGGGCGCAGTAGCCAAGAAACCCTACGTGATGCCCGCGCTCAGCGAGTACGCCGAGGTCACCGCACGCCTGCGTGTGGACAACGTCAGCCTGCGCTATCAGTCGCCCAACGGCGATACCTTCACCGCCCTGGATCGGGTTTCCTTCGAGGTACCGGATCAACAGTTCGCGGTGATCGTCTATCCGTCCGGCTGTGGCAAGTCGAGCCTGCTCTACCTCACCGCTGGCCTCAACGAGCCCAGCGATGGCGACATCTACGTCGGTGGCAAGAAGGTCGAGGGCCCCGGCGCCGACCGCGGCATGGTGTTCCAGGGCTATACGTTGTTCCCCTGGTTGACGGTACGCCAGAACATCGAATTCGGCCTCAAACGCCGTGGGCTCGCCAGTGGCGAGATCAATACCATCGTCGATTACTATCTGGGTGAGGTGGGGCTGGCCAAGTTCGCCGGGCATTACCCCAAGCAATTGTCCGGCGGCATGATGCAGCGCGTGGCGATTGCCCGCGCCTTGGCCAACGACCCGCAGATCCTGCTGATGGACGAGCCCTTCGGTGCGCTCGACAGCCAGACGCGTCTGCAGATGCAGCAATTGCTGCTGCAGGTGTGGGGCAACAGCAAGAAGACCGTGGTGTTCGTCACCCACGATATCGACGAAGCCATCCTGCTCGCCGACCGCATCTACGTGATGGGCGCGCGCCCTGGGCGGATCAAGGAAATTCTCGACGTGCCCATCGACCGGCCGCGCAATCTGGACGTGGTCATGGAGCCGGAGTTCATCCGCATGAAGCGGCATATCCTCGGCCTGCTGCACGATGACATGGAGGCGGTGCACTGAAATGGATGACAGCTTCGACTACCTGATCATTGGTGCCGGTTCCGCCGGCTGTGTATTGGCCAACCGCCTCAGCGCCGACCCTAGCGTGCGCGTGTGCCTGATCGAAGCGGGCGGCAGCGACGCCAGCCCGCGCGTACAGGTACCGGCCGGCACCATCACCCTGTACAAGAGCCGCGTGTTCAGCTGGAACTACTTTTCCACACCGCAGCAGCATCTGGCCGGGCGCAGCCTGCACACGCCGCGCGGCAAGGTGCTCGGCGGCTCCAGCTCGATGAACAGCATGATCTACATCCGCGGCGATGCCAGCGATTACCAGCGTTGGCATGCGGCGGGCTGCCCCGGCTGGAGCTGGCAGGACGTGCTGCCGTATTTCAAGCGCTCGGAAGGTAACCGTCTCGGTCAGTCGTTGCTGTATCACGGCACTCAAGGCGAGTTGCTGGTGGACAAGCCGCGCGATCCCAACCCGCTGTCCAGGGTTTATATCCGCGCAGCGGAGCAGTTGGGCCTGCGTCAAAACGACGATTTCAATGGCGGTACCCTGGAGGGCGTGGGTATCTACAACGTGACCCAGAAGAACGCCAAGCGCCTGTCCAGCTATCGGGCCTTCGTCCATCCGGTGCGTGAACGCAGTAACCTCACTGTGCTCACGGGCTGCCAGGTGGAGCGGCTGATCCTTGAGGACGACCGCGTCACCGGCGTAGAGCTTCAGCAGGGCGAACAGTGGCGTACCTTGCGCTGCCGTCGTGAGACCATTCTGTGTGCCGGCTCCCTTGGTTCAGCGCATCTGCTGCTGAAGTCTGGCATCGGCCCCAAGGCCGAGCTGGAGGCCGCCGGTGTGGCTTGCCGGGTTAATCTGGCCGGTGTTGGCAAGAACCTCCAGGATCATGTTGATGGCCTGGTTACCGTGCGCTCGAAGAGCCCGCTATCGCTGGGCTTCTCCCTCGGTTCGCTGCCCAAGGTGCTGGTGTCGCCGTTCAAGTACCTGGCGCAGAAGATGGGCTGGCTGACCACCAACTACGTCGAGGCCGGCGGCTTTGCCCGTACGCCCCTGGCCGAAGCGTTGCCCGATGTGCAGATGCATTTCGTGCCCGGTTATCGCAGCCACCGTGGCCGGCTGTTCGAGTGGGGCCATGGCTACGCCATCCATACCTGCGTGCTGCGCCCGAAGAGCATCGGTGAGGTGCGTCTGGGGGCGGGACGCAGCCTGCTTGTCGACTTCAACTTCTTCAGCGACGAAGCGGACGCGCGCGTATTGATCGAGGGTGTGAAACTGGCGCGCAGGATTCTTGCCCAGCCAGCCTTCGATAGTTCGCGTGGCGTCGAGATGTTGCCAGGATCAGAGGTGCAGACGGATGAGCAGTTGCTGGCGCATTTGCGCGAGTGCGCGGCCACCGTGTTTCACCCGGTTGGTACCTGCAAGATGGGCACTGACGAGATGGCGGTGGTGACACCCACACTGAAGGTACGCGGTATGGAGAACTTGCGGGTTGCCGATGCTTCGATCATGCCGACGCTGATCAGCGGTAACACCAACGCGGTGTGCATCATGATCGGCGAGCGTGCGGCGGATTTCATCCTGAGCAGCGAGGTACCCAGTCTGACGACCAGGCACTCGCTTGTGCAGGAAGCTTAGAACGCCAGGCCGACTTTCAGGCCAATTTGCTCTTGCTTGAGCTTGCTGCGCTGAGCCAGCTCGGAGTTGCTGTCCAGCTCATAACGGGTTTGGGTGTAGTACAGGCTGGTGCTGATCGGCAGGTTGTTGATGCCTTTGTTCCACAGCACGCTCAGTTCGCCGTACGGGTTGACCTTGTCTTTCAGGTCAACGGATTCGCTTTCACCGTCGACCTTCAGGCGCGACTCTGCCTCGATCGAGTAGCGCGCACCCACTTCCAGGCGCACGGTGTAGTCGTTGGTCAGGTAGTTGTAGCCCAGGCCCGCTTTGGCGAATGGCGATTTGCTGGTCAGCTTGACGTTGGAGTCGAACGGGCCGACGTCGTCCTGCTCGATACGGCCCCAATCGTAACCGCCACCCACGATCACATCGACATACTGGTTGCTGCTCAGCGCTGCGCGCAGACCCAGGTCGATATCCGCACGCGCCGATTTGTATTCGACATCATCCTTGTCGCGGTACTGAGCTTCGATACCCGCCTGATAGATGAGGCCTTCCTGACCGGTCAGCTTGTTGCCGAAGGTATAGAACAGGCCGCCCTGGTTGAGGCGTTCCTTGTCGCTGTCATCGTTCACGGTCAGTTTGTACTGGTTGTGCGAGCCGATGACACCGATGGTGGAGATCGGGTCGGTGATGGAGTCGGCGTAAGCGTGAGAAGCGCCGGCCAGGCAGAGGGCGAGTGCGGTTTTCGAAGTGATTCCATTGAGTTGCATGGCTGAATCCTTGGCAGTCTGTTCATGTGATGGCGTACACCCTTTGCATAGGTGCACGCCGATGGACTGCCCACTTGCGAAGCTTATTCGAGTATCCCGACAAGCGGTCGTAAGTGATTGTTTCGAAAGGGTGATTCGTTCAGGGTTGTTGCAATATATGACCGATCGATCAGTTTAATAAAGACACCCTGCGCCATCAGCTATAGGCCGCCAAATCAGCGGGATGGCATGCCCTCAATCCAGCTTGATGACCTTGGCTAGAAGGATCTTAGGGCCTTTCATTTTCTTGACGATCAGTCGAAGGCCGGCAACTTCGAGTGACTCCTCTTCCTCGGGCACCCGCTTGAGGGTTTCGTAGATCAGGCCCGCGAGGGTTTCTGCTTCGATATGATCGAGGTCGACGCTGAGCAGGCGTTCCAGCTTGAACAGCGGCGTGTCGCCGCGTACCAGCAGTTTGCCGGGCTGGTAGGCGAGGATGCCGCGTTCGGTTTTGCGGTGTTCGTCCTGGATATCGCCTACCAGTGCCTCAAGTACGTCTTCCATGGTCAGGTAACCAATCACTTTGCCGTCGGCTTCTTCGACCAAGGCGAAGTGGGCGCCGCCTTTGCGAAACTGCTCCAGCAATTCCGAGAGCGGCAGGTTTCGATTGACCTTCTCCAGCGGGTGCATCAGCTCGCCGAGACGCAGCGTCGAGGGCAGCATCTCCAGCAGCGACAGGTGCAGCAGCAGATCCTTGATATGCAGTACGCCGACGAACTCGCTAGCCGCTTCGTCATAGATTGGATAGCGGCTGTACTTGTGGCGGCGGAACACGCTGAACACTTCATCCAGCGAGGCATTGAGTTCCAGATAGACCAGGTCTTCACGGGAATTGGCCCAGTCCACCACGTCCAGTTCGCCCAGCTCCACGGCCGAGGCAAGTACGCGCATGTCCTGGTCAGTCGGGTCGCTGGCACGGCTGGAGTGCAGGATCAGCTTGAGCTCATCGCGGCTGTAGTGATGGTCGTGGTGCGCCCCCGGCTCGCCTTGGCCGGCGATCCGCAGAATGGCGTTGGCGCTGGCATTGAGCAGGAAAATAGCCGGGTACATCGCCCAGTAGAACAGGTACAGCGGGACTGCCGTCCACAAGGACAGCAGTTCAGGCTTGCGGATCGCCCAGGACTTGGGCGCCAGCTCGCCGACCACGATGTGCAGGTAGGAAATGATGAAGAACGCGGTGAAGAAGGCGATGCCGTGAATCAGCTTCTGCGACTCGATACCGATGGAAGTCAGCACGGGTTCGAGCAGGTGGGCGAAGGCCGGTTCGCCGACCCAGCCAAGGCCGAGAGACGCCAGGGTGATACCCAGCTGACAGGCCGACAGGTAGGCGTCGAGCTGGTTGTGCACGGTACGCAGGATGTGCCCGCGCCAGCCATTCTCCTGGGCCAGGGCTTCGACCTTGGTGGCCCGCAGCTTGACCATGGCGAACTCGGCAGCAACGAAGAAGCCGTTGAGCAGCACCAGAAACAGGGCGAACAGCACGAGGCCGAAATCGGCGAAATAGGAAGAGAAGGAGACGCTCGTAGAGGGATCCATGGGGAGTTCGTGTGACCAAATATTGCTAAAGGGTGGGGCCTGGGACGGTGCTTTGCAATAGGTCTATAGCAGTACGCGATCGCGTTGCGCTATCTGAGTCGCCTGGAAATGACAGGTGAACAGGCTGCCCTTGCCGACGACGCTGGTGATATCCAGTTGACCGCGGTGGCGCAGCAGCACGTGCTTGACGATGGCCAGGCCCAAACCGGTGCCGCCGGTGTTGCTGGCGCGGCTGGAGTCCACCCGATAGAAACGCTCGGTCAGGCGCGGCAGATGCTTGGCTTCGATGCCGGGCCCGGTGTCCTGTACGGACAGGTGCGCGCCCTGTTCGTCCTGCCACCAGCGAATGCGGATCTCGCCCTCGGCCGGTGTGTATTTCACCGCGTTGAACACCAGATTGGAAAAGGCGCTGCGCAGTTCCGACTCGCTGCCCTTGAGTCTCAGCCCCGCGTCGGCCTCAAGGCTGATGCGGTGCTTGTGCTCGGCGGACAGCGCCAGGGCATCGTTCTTGATCGTTTGTAGCAATTGCTCGACCGGCACGGGCTGGTTGTCGGACGGATAGTCGGTGGCCTCCAGCTTGGCCAGCAGGAGCAAATCGTTGAGCAGGCACTGCATGCGCGAGCCTTGCTGCTGCATCTGTTGCAGGGCACGGCGCCAGCGCGGATTGATCTCGTCGACATTGTCCTGCAGGGTTTCCACGTAGCCGGAAATCACCGTGAGTGGCGTACGCAGCTCGTGGGACACGTTGGCGACGAAATCCTTACGCATCTGCTCCAATTGGTGCAGGCGGGTCACGTCGCGTACCAGCATCAGGTGTTCCTGATTGCCATAGCGCGTGATGTTCAACTGAAGTTGTTTGCGCGGATTGATCGGCGAGGGCAGTTCGAGCGGCTCGAGGTATTTGCCGCGCTCGAAGTATTCCTTGAAGCGTGGGTCGCGCACTAGATTGGTGATGGACTGGCCGCTGTCCTGGGGCGTCTTCAGGCCCAGCAGGGTTTCCGAGGCCTTGTTCCACCATTCCAGATTGCCGTGGCTGTCGAGCATGATCACCGCATCGCGCAGCGCCGCGGTGGACTCCTGAACCCGGTCGATCACCGCTTGCAGGCGCCCGCGGGCGCGCTGGTTGCGACGCTGCAGGTGGTAGATGCTGTCGAACACCTCACCCCACAGGCCGTAGCCGTCGGGTGGTGGTTCGTCAGGCTGGTGATCCTTGAGCCAGGCATGCAGGCGCAGCAGTTGGCTGAGCGTCCATGCCAGGTGGATGGCCAGTCCCAGGGCCAGCGCCCAGGCGTAGTGGCCGGTGATCACGCCCAGCACCAGGCAGGCGGCGACCAGTAGCAGCAAACGGCGGGTTATGGCGCCGCGCCAGTGGCTCGTCACGTTGCGCTCATCCGCCTGCATGTCCCTGTCATGTTGCGCTCCAGGCTGCCGGTCAGCCCTTGGTGGAGAAACGGTAACCGGTGCCGCGCACCGTCTGCACCAGATTTTCGTAGGCTTCGCCGAGCGCTTTGCGCAGGCGGCGGATATGCACGTCGACGGTACGTTCTTCGACGTAGACGTTACCGCCCCATACCTGGTCAAGCAATTGGCCGCGAGTGTACGCGCGTTCCTGGTGCGTCATGAAGAACTGCAGCAGGCGATATTCGGTGGGGCCCATTTCTGCCGGCTTGCCGTCGATGGTCACGCGGTGGCTGATCGGGTCGAGCAGCAGGCCGCCGACTTCGATCGGGCCCTCGTTGTCGGCCGGGCCGGCGCGGCGCAGCACTGCCTTGAGGCGGGCGACCAGCTCGCGGGGCGAGAAGGGCTTGGTGATGTAATCATCGGCACCGACTTCAAGGCCCTGGATCTTGTTGTCCTCTTCGCCTTTGGCGGTGAGCATGATGATCGGGATGTCGCCGGTCAGCTCGTCGCGCTTGAGGCGGCGGGCCAACTCGATGCCGGAGGTGCCGGGCAGCATCCAGTCGAGCAGGATCAGATCGGGTTTGCGATCGACGATGATGGCGTGGGCCTGCTGGGTATTTTCCGCTTCCAGGCACTCGTATCCGGCCATTTCCAGCGCCACCACGATCATTTCGCGGATCGGCGCTTCGTCATCGACGATCAGGATGTTCTTGCCAACCATGGGTCGAGCCTCGGTTCATTCAACTGTCATGCGGCGCATTAGATAACGGAATTATTGCAGCGATATGACAGCTGTGCGTTGGGTCGCCGCTCAGCAGGCTTTTAAGCGGGGTTTAGCGCAACGCGTAATCCAGCACGATGCCGATGAAGATCGCCAGGCCGGCCCAGTGGTTATGCAGGAATGCCTGGAAACAGACCAGCGGCTCGCGCTCGTGGGTCATGTGGAATTCCCAGGCGAAGCAGGCGGCGGCAACCAGCAGGCCAAGGTAGAAATACAGCCCCAGCTCGAAGCGTGCACCGGCCAGCGCCAGGCACAGCAGCGCCAGGCCCTGCAGGCCAAGGATGATCACCCGGTCGGCGTCGCCGAACAGGATCGCCGTGGATTTCACGCCGATCTTCAGGTCGTCCTCACGGTCGGCCATGGCGTAGTAGGTGTCGTAGGCAACGGTCCAGATCACGTTGGCGAGCAGCAGCAGCCAGGCGGCCACCGGCAGGCTGCCGGTCTCGGCGGTGAACGCCATCGGCATGCCCCAGGAGAACGCGGTGCCCAGCACCACCTGCGGGTAATAGGTGTAGCGCTTCATGAACGGGTAGAGCGCGGCCACGCCCAGCGCGCCGAACGACAGCCAGACGGTGGTGGCATTGGTCAGCAGCACCAGGCCGAAGCTGAGGGCGATCAACACGGCGAACAGGATCAGCGCTTCGCGGGCGCTGACCCGTCCGCTGGCCAGCGGGCGGGCCTTGGTGCGGCTGACATGGCCGTCGAAATTGCGATCCGCGTAATCGTTGATCACGCAGCCCGCCGCGCGCATCAGAATCACCCCGACCACGAAGATCACCAGGCTCTTGAGACTCGGCACACCTTCAGCAGCGATCCACAGCGCCCACAGGGTCGGCCACAGCAGCAGGTAGATGCCGATGGGCTTGTCCATGCGCGTCAACTGCACGAAGTCCCACGCGCGAGGGTGCAGGCGATTGAGTGATTGCAGCAGGCGGGTGTACATCATGAGCTTCTCCTGGCGGGGTGCGCGGATTATACGGGCACCGTGACGGTGCGCCATGCTTGCCGACGCAGCTCAGTTAGCCTGGGCTGCGGCGTGCCAGAAAGCGGGCAGGAAGACTTCGGCGACCAGTACGGCCAGGCGCTCACGGCGAAAGCACGAGCGGCGCGCCCACAGCTGTGAATGCTGACTATCCACCGGTAGCCAGTTAGCTGGGTAATGGCACACCTGCAAGGCACCTCGTGCGAAGGCCCGGTCGCTGAACAGCAGCTCGCCAAGGGAGCGGCTACCCAATTGCTGCAGGTCGAGGCCGGAATCGGCCAACGCCTCACGGGCCGCCACGCTGCGAGCGAATACCCAGGGCTGGCCGTTGCCACGCAGATAAACCTCGCGAACCCAGCCAAGGCTGCCGGGCGGCACGTCGAGGGCGGCGCACTCGTCGTCGCGCAGTTCGAGCCAGCCTTCACGCAGCGGGGTGACGCTGAAGCCATCGTCGGAGAGTTCGGTCAACCGGCGGGTCAGCGAGCGCTCGTCGAACAACCAGTCACAAGCGGCTGCTGATGGAACAGGCTGCAGTTGATCGCGGGACAGCCAATCAGGCGTCTGGGAGGCAGGAAAGGACACGGTGCGGATTCGCGATATGACGATGCGCGGAGTCTACCATGGGCATTGAAGCGGATTCTGGCCTGCCCGCGGCATTCGTCGCGTCTGCTTGGCGCTCCCCGGCATTTGCGGTAGCGTGCCCGCGCAATGACCGTGATTACGCCGGAGAGCGTTTATGAAGAAGTGGCAATGTGTGGTCTGCGGACTGATCTACGACGAACGTGATGGCTGGCCCGATGACGGCATCGAGCCCGGCACCCGCTGGGAAGATGTGCCCGAAGACTGGCTATGCCCCGACTGTGGCGTGGGCAAGATGGATTTCGAGATGATCGAAATAAACTAAGCCCTCCCGAGCGACCAACCTAACAGGAACGAGCAATGAGCGATCCCGTGGTAATCGTCGGCACCGGCCTGGCCGGCTACAACCTGGCCCGTGAATTTCGCAAGCTGGACAGCGAAACGCCG
Coding sequences:
- the phoR gene encoding phosphate regulon sensor histidine kinase PhoR, which gives rise to MTSHWRGAITRRLLLLVAACLVLGVITGHYAWALALGLAIHLAWTLSQLLRLHAWLKDHQPDEPPPDGYGLWGEVFDSIYHLQRRNQRARGRLQAVIDRVQESTAALRDAVIMLDSHGNLEWWNKASETLLGLKTPQDSGQSITNLVRDPRFKEYFERGKYLEPLELPSPINPRKQLQLNITRYGNQEHLMLVRDVTRLHQLEQMRKDFVANVSHELRTPLTVISGYVETLQDNVDEINPRWRRALQQMQQQGSRMQCLLNDLLLLAKLEATDYPSDNQPVPVEQLLQTIKNDALALSAEHKHRISLEADAGLRLKGSESELRSAFSNLVFNAVKYTPAEGEIRIRWWQDEQGAHLSVQDTGPGIEAKHLPRLTERFYRVDSSRASNTGGTGLGLAIVKHVLLRHRGQLDITSVVGKGSLFTCHFQATQIAQRDRVLL
- a CDS encoding GMC family oxidoreductase — translated: MDDSFDYLIIGAGSAGCVLANRLSADPSVRVCLIEAGGSDASPRVQVPAGTITLYKSRVFSWNYFSTPQQHLAGRSLHTPRGKVLGGSSSMNSMIYIRGDASDYQRWHAAGCPGWSWQDVLPYFKRSEGNRLGQSLLYHGTQGELLVDKPRDPNPLSRVYIRAAEQLGLRQNDDFNGGTLEGVGIYNVTQKNAKRLSSYRAFVHPVRERSNLTVLTGCQVERLILEDDRVTGVELQQGEQWRTLRCRRETILCAGSLGSAHLLLKSGIGPKAELEAAGVACRVNLAGVGKNLQDHVDGLVTVRSKSPLSLGFSLGSLPKVLVSPFKYLAQKMGWLTTNYVEAGGFARTPLAEALPDVQMHFVPGYRSHRGRLFEWGHGYAIHTCVLRPKSIGEVRLGAGRSLLVDFNFFSDEADARVLIEGVKLARRILAQPAFDSSRGVEMLPGSEVQTDEQLLAHLRECAATVFHPVGTCKMGTDEMAVVTPTLKVRGMENLRVADASIMPTLISGNTNAVCIMIGERAADFILSSEVPSLTTRHSLVQEA
- the ubiA gene encoding 4-hydroxybenzoate octaprenyltransferase yields the protein MYTRLLQSLNRLHPRAWDFVQLTRMDKPIGIYLLLWPTLWALWIAAEGVPSLKSLVIFVVGVILMRAAGCVINDYADRNFDGHVSRTKARPLASGRVSAREALILFAVLIALSFGLVLLTNATTVWLSFGALGVAALYPFMKRYTYYPQVVLGTAFSWGMPMAFTAETGSLPVAAWLLLLANVIWTVAYDTYYAMADREDDLKIGVKSTAILFGDADRVIILGLQGLALLCLALAGARFELGLYFYLGLLVAAACFAWEFHMTHEREPLVCFQAFLHNHWAGLAIFIGIVLDYALR
- a CDS encoding hemolysin family protein, which gives rise to MDPSTSVSFSSYFADFGLVLFALFLVLLNGFFVAAEFAMVKLRATKVEALAQENGWRGHILRTVHNQLDAYLSACQLGITLASLGLGWVGEPAFAHLLEPVLTSIGIESQKLIHGIAFFTAFFIISYLHIVVGELAPKSWAIRKPELLSLWTAVPLYLFYWAMYPAIFLLNASANAILRIAGQGEPGAHHDHHYSRDELKLILHSSRASDPTDQDMRVLASAVELGELDVVDWANSREDLVYLELNASLDEVFSVFRRHKYSRYPIYDEAASEFVGVLHIKDLLLHLSLLEMLPSTLRLGELMHPLEKVNRNLPLSELLEQFRKGGAHFALVEEADGKVIGYLTMEDVLEALVGDIQDEHRKTERGILAYQPGKLLVRGDTPLFKLERLLSVDLDHIEAETLAGLIYETLKRVPEEEESLEVAGLRLIVKKMKGPKILLAKVIKLD
- a CDS encoding rubredoxin, with translation MKKWQCVVCGLIYDERDGWPDDGIEPGTRWEDVPEDWLCPDCGVGKMDFEMIEIN
- the phoB gene encoding phosphate regulon transcriptional regulator PhoB yields the protein MVGKNILIVDDEAPIREMIVVALEMAGYECLEAENTQQAHAIIVDRKPDLILLDWMLPGTSGIELARRLKRDELTGDIPIIMLTAKGEEDNKIQGLEVGADDYITKPFSPRELVARLKAVLRRAGPADNEGPIEVGGLLLDPISHRVTIDGKPAEMGPTEYRLLQFFMTHQERAYTRGQLLDQVWGGNVYVEERTVDVHIRRLRKALGEAYENLVQTVRGTGYRFSTKG
- a CDS encoding ABC transporter substrate-binding protein, producing MNKSLRHRIVRSFACTAVAAGMAASAQAGTLTLGHTTWVGYGTLYLARDLGYFKEQGLDVEFTVIEESAMYMAAQASGKLSGSASTIDEILKYRSKNFCFKAVAALDESHGGDGVLVGNEVTSLEQLKGKAVAVNEGSVSQFWLSYLLKQKGMSMSDLEIQNMTADDAATAFIAGRIPAAVTWEPHLSLVKAKGQGKVLIDSSETPGVIVDVVALSCDVIEKQPDDVKALVAGLYKAVEYTKTHPQEAYEIMAKGVGGYLSDPKDLAEAAKGVKFYDQAMSEKLLGTPGKPGDIAGVISLANETWTSLQGKPYAVSYEDLVDTSFVTP
- a CDS encoding ABC transporter ATP-binding protein, whose translation is MPALSEYAEVTARLRVDNVSLRYQSPNGDTFTALDRVSFEVPDQQFAVIVYPSGCGKSSLLYLTAGLNEPSDGDIYVGGKKVEGPGADRGMVFQGYTLFPWLTVRQNIEFGLKRRGLASGEINTIVDYYLGEVGLAKFAGHYPKQLSGGMMQRVAIARALANDPQILLMDEPFGALDSQTRLQMQQLLLQVWGNSKKTVVFVTHDIDEAILLADRIYVMGARPGRIKEILDVPIDRPRNLDVVMEPEFIRMKRHILGLLHDDMEAVH
- a CDS encoding chorismate--pyruvate lyase family protein; translated protein: MSFPASQTPDWLSRDQLQPVPSAAACDWLFDERSLTRRLTELSDDGFSVTPLREGWLELRDDECAALDVPPGSLGWVREVYLRGNGQPWVFARSVAAREALADSGLDLQQLGSRSLGELLFSDRAFARGALQVCHYPANWLPVDSQHSQLWARRSCFRRERLAVLVAEVFLPAFWHAAAQAN
- a CDS encoding ABC transporter permease, producing the protein MATQKTWAQRCLTPKVELPRKLVLGTGALCWLLVLGLWAVLSYGGLVPSMFLPNPGQVVEAGVRLAGDGTLSKHVLASLEVVLIGFAVSSLVSVPLGLLMGSFRIVQAFLEPLVNFIRYLPVTSFVPLFILWIGIGLEQRVAVIIFGVFFQQLVMIADVSKGVPRDLINASYTLGASRRDVVLHVLGPASLPGILDTLRVTMGWAWTYLVVAELVAASSGLGYISLKAMRGFQVDVIFLAIAIIGLLGLLTDQLFRLLRLRITAWAQ
- a CDS encoding outer membrane beta-barrel protein yields the protein MQLNGITSKTALALCLAGASHAYADSITDPISTIGVIGSHNQYKLTVNDDSDKERLNQGGLFYTFGNKLTGQEGLIYQAGIEAQYRDKDDVEYKSARADIDLGLRAALSSNQYVDVIVGGGYDWGRIEQDDVGPFDSNVKLTSKSPFAKAGLGYNYLTNDYTVRLEVGARYSIEAESRLKVDGESESVDLKDKVNPYGELSVLWNKGINNLPISTSLYYTQTRYELDSNSELAQRSKLKQEQIGLKVGLAF